The following coding sequences lie in one Ictalurus punctatus breed USDA103 chromosome 16, Coco_2.0, whole genome shotgun sequence genomic window:
- the vezf1a gene encoding vascular endothelial zinc finger 1 isoform X2: MEPSWSTFLFQQANDALHHQHQVGPNSLLPLLNAGTEPQDQKPIMPIPLDQKPPVSTADLLKDSMGSGTGGGGGGGGHGGGGGGGGIGAPMPIVKKEPKSKTPFICGYCNKAFRDSYHLRRHESCHTGVKMVSRPKKTAQTTAPTMVPLLSSMTRENNANPSYILTTAATSASGAMVPTSTVAVCQPSVPKKPAKPVKKNHGCEMCGKAFRDVYHLNRHKLSHSDEKPFECPICQQRFKRKDRMTYHVRSHDGGVHKPYVCSVCGKGFSRPDHLSCHVKHVHSSERPFKCQVTACTSAFATKDRLRSHMIRHEGKVTCNICGKMLSAAYITSHLKTHGQTNFNNSCNKDNIEVCHSGTATPVTVSTPATTPMSRANASTSVTIGGQMNLSTTVNTVNITSAQMSLQHPVTITGPVNIASVNIPATASPMNIAHPVAITTPMSMNIAGPLNIAMRPMESMSFLSQVLPSSPPW, from the exons CAAGCCAATGATGCACTGCACCATCAGCACCAGGTGGGCCCGAACAGCCTGCTGCCGCTGCTGAATGCCGGCACCGAGCCGCAGGACCAGAAGCCCATCATGCCCATCCCGCTCGATCAGAAGCCCCCAGTGAGCACCGCCGACCTCCTTAAGGACAGCATGGGCAGCGGGACAGGCGGAGGAGGGGGCGGAGGCGGCCATGGTGGCGGAGGAGGCGGCGGTGGTATCGGAGCACCAATGCCCATCGTGAAGAAGGAACCCAAAAGCAAAACGCCGTTTATCTGCGGCTACTGCAACAAGGCCTTCCGAGACAGCTACCATTTGCGACGGCACGAGTCGTGTCACACCGGCGTCAAGATGGTGTCGCGACCTAAAAAGACAGCGCAGACGACGGCGCCCACCATGGTGCCGCTGCTCTCGAGCATGACGCGAGAAAACAACGCTAACCCCTCTTACATCCTCACTACGGCCGCGACCTCGGCCTCGGGCGCCATGGTTCCGACCTCCACGGTTGCCGTCTGCCAGCCGAGTGTGCCCAAGAAGCCGGCCAAGCCTGTGAAGAAGAACCACGGGTGCGAGATGTGCGGCAAAGCCTTCCGTGATGTCTACCACCTGAACAGACACAAGTTGTCCCACTCGGACGAGAAGCCGTTCGAGTGCCCGATCTGCCAGCAACGATTCAAGAGGAAAGACCGCATGACGTACCACGTACGCTCGCACGATGGCGGCGTGCACAAGCCCTACGTCTGCTCCGTCTGCGGGAAGGGCTTCTCCAG GCCTGATCATCTCAGCTGCCATGTCAAACATGTGCATTCCTCCGAGAGACCATTTAAATGCCAAGTAACG GCTTGCACATCGGCCTTCGCCACCAAAGACAGACTGCGCTCTCACATGATTCGGCACGAGGGCAAGGTCACGTGCAACATCTGCGGCAAGATGCTCAGCGCCGCCTACATCACCAGCCACTTAAAGACGCACGGCCAGACCAACTTCAACAACTCCTGTAACAAAG ACAACATCGAGGTGTGCCACTCGGGCACGGCCACGCCCGTCACGGTCTCCACTCCCGCCACTACACCGATGAGCCGCGCCAACGCCAGCACGTCTGTGACCATCGGCGGTCAGATGAACCTGAGCACCACGGTAAACACTGTGAACATCACGTCGGCACAGATGAGCTTGCAGCACCCGGTGACCATCACGGGCCCGGTTAACATCGCCTCGGTGAACATCCCAGCCACCGCGTCGCCCATGAACATCGCCCACCCGGTGGCCATCACCACACCCATGTCCATGAACATCGCCGGGCCGCTCAACATCGCCATGCGGCCCATGGAGAGCATGTCCTTCCTCTCGCAGGTCCTGCCCTCCTCACCTCCGTGGTGA
- the vezf1a gene encoding vascular endothelial zinc finger 1 isoform X1 — protein MEPSWSTFLFQQANDALHHQHQVGPNSLLPLLNAGTEPQDQKPIMPIPLDQKPPVSTADLLKDSMGSGTGGGGGGGGHGGGGGGGGIGAPMPIVKKEPKSKTPFICGYCNKAFRDSYHLRRHESCHTGVKMVSRPKKTAQTTAPTMVPLLSSMTRENNANPSYILTTAATSASGAMVPTSTVAVCQPSVPKKPAKPVKKNHGCEMCGKAFRDVYHLNRHKLSHSDEKPFECPICQQRFKRKDRMTYHVRSHDGGVHKPYVCSVCGKGFSRPDHLSCHVKHVHSSERPFKCQVTACTSAFATKDRLRSHMIRHEGKVTCNICGKMLSAAYITSHLKTHGQTNFNNSCNKGDWQWNSSGMHKDNIEVCHSGTATPVTVSTPATTPMSRANASTSVTIGGQMNLSTTVNTVNITSAQMSLQHPVTITGPVNIASVNIPATASPMNIAHPVAITTPMSMNIAGPLNIAMRPMESMSFLSQVLPSSPPW, from the exons CAAGCCAATGATGCACTGCACCATCAGCACCAGGTGGGCCCGAACAGCCTGCTGCCGCTGCTGAATGCCGGCACCGAGCCGCAGGACCAGAAGCCCATCATGCCCATCCCGCTCGATCAGAAGCCCCCAGTGAGCACCGCCGACCTCCTTAAGGACAGCATGGGCAGCGGGACAGGCGGAGGAGGGGGCGGAGGCGGCCATGGTGGCGGAGGAGGCGGCGGTGGTATCGGAGCACCAATGCCCATCGTGAAGAAGGAACCCAAAAGCAAAACGCCGTTTATCTGCGGCTACTGCAACAAGGCCTTCCGAGACAGCTACCATTTGCGACGGCACGAGTCGTGTCACACCGGCGTCAAGATGGTGTCGCGACCTAAAAAGACAGCGCAGACGACGGCGCCCACCATGGTGCCGCTGCTCTCGAGCATGACGCGAGAAAACAACGCTAACCCCTCTTACATCCTCACTACGGCCGCGACCTCGGCCTCGGGCGCCATGGTTCCGACCTCCACGGTTGCCGTCTGCCAGCCGAGTGTGCCCAAGAAGCCGGCCAAGCCTGTGAAGAAGAACCACGGGTGCGAGATGTGCGGCAAAGCCTTCCGTGATGTCTACCACCTGAACAGACACAAGTTGTCCCACTCGGACGAGAAGCCGTTCGAGTGCCCGATCTGCCAGCAACGATTCAAGAGGAAAGACCGCATGACGTACCACGTACGCTCGCACGATGGCGGCGTGCACAAGCCCTACGTCTGCTCCGTCTGCGGGAAGGGCTTCTCCAG GCCTGATCATCTCAGCTGCCATGTCAAACATGTGCATTCCTCCGAGAGACCATTTAAATGCCAAGTAACG GCTTGCACATCGGCCTTCGCCACCAAAGACAGACTGCGCTCTCACATGATTCGGCACGAGGGCAAGGTCACGTGCAACATCTGCGGCAAGATGCTCAGCGCCGCCTACATCACCAGCCACTTAAAGACGCACGGCCAGACCAACTTCAACAACTCCTGTAACAAAG GGGACTGGCAGTGGAACTCCTCAGGGATGCATAAAG ACAACATCGAGGTGTGCCACTCGGGCACGGCCACGCCCGTCACGGTCTCCACTCCCGCCACTACACCGATGAGCCGCGCCAACGCCAGCACGTCTGTGACCATCGGCGGTCAGATGAACCTGAGCACCACGGTAAACACTGTGAACATCACGTCGGCACAGATGAGCTTGCAGCACCCGGTGACCATCACGGGCCCGGTTAACATCGCCTCGGTGAACATCCCAGCCACCGCGTCGCCCATGAACATCGCCCACCCGGTGGCCATCACCACACCCATGTCCATGAACATCGCCGGGCCGCTCAACATCGCCATGCGGCCCATGGAGAGCATGTCCTTCCTCTCGCAGGTCCTGCCCTCCTCACCTCCGTGGTGA